The Euleptes europaea isolate rEulEur1 chromosome 2, rEulEur1.hap1, whole genome shotgun sequence genome has a segment encoding these proteins:
- the HMG20B gene encoding SWI/SNF-related matrix-associated actin-dependent regulator of chromatin subfamily E member 1-related: MSHGAKQQSAALLNTSGKTQHGSFLVAVKQEKGEAPRPVGEKPHGEEEPVKKRGWPKGKKRKKILPNGPKAPVTGYVRFLNERREQIRMQHPDLPFPEITKMLGAEWSKLQPTEKQRYLDEAEREKQQYIKELREYQQSEAYKMCAEKMQEKKIKKEDAGPGAVNTLLNGYKVGECGSDGFSTFDTPIFTEEFLDQNKAREAELRRLRKMNTEFEEQNAILQKHTESMCCAKERLEQELATEERQTMALQQQLQAVRQALTASFASLPVPGTGETPTLGTLDFYMAKLHSAIESNPVQHERLVVRVKEILSHIAR, from the exons ATGTCCCACGGAGCCAAACAGCAATCTGCTGCCCTCCT AAACACCTCCGGGAAGACCCAGCATGGAAGCTTCCTGGTGGCTGTTAAACAAGAGAAAGGGGAGGCCCCGCGACCTGTTGGCGAGAAGCCCCATGGTGAAGAAGAG CCAGTGAAGAAGCGGGGCTGGCCGAagggcaagaagaggaagaagattcTCCCCAACGGGCCCAAGGCCCCAGTGACGGGCTATGTCCGCTTCCTAAATGAACGTCGGGAGCAAATCCGCATGCAGCACCCGGATTTGCCCTTTCCAGAGATCACAAAGATGCTTGGGGCTGAGTGGAGCAAACTGCAACCCACGGAGAAGCAG AGATACCTGGATGAGGCAGAGCGGGAGAAGCAGCAGTACATAAAAGAGCTGAGGGAATACCAGCAGTCCGAGGCTTACAAGATGTGTGCAGAGAAGATGCAGGAGAAGAAGATCAAGAAAG AGGATGCAGGACCAGGAGCTGTCAATACCCTGCTGAATGGGTACAAG GTTGGAGAGTGTGGCAGCGACGGCTTCTCGACGTTTGACACCCCCATATTCACAGAGGAATTCCTGGACCAGAATAAAG CTCGGGAAGCGGAGCTGCGGCGCCTGCGGAAGATGAACACCGAGTTCGAGGAGCAGAACGCCATTTTGCAGAAGCACACCGAGAGCATGTGCTGCGCCAAGGAGCGGCTGGAGCAAGAGCTGGCCACGGAGGAGAGGCAGACGATGGccctgcagcagcagctccaggcCGTGCGTCAGGCTCTGACGGCCAGCTTTGCCAGCCTGCCCGTCCCAG GCACAGGAGAGACCCCCACACTGGGCACTCTGGATTTCTACATGGCTAAGCTGCACAGTGCCATCGAGAGCAACCCAGTCCAACACGAGAGGCTGGTGGTCCGAGTGAAAGAGATCCTGTCCCATATTGCCAGGTGA